The nucleotide sequence GCGGCTTGAGTATGTATGGAGGGTATTGAGGGGGGATACGTAAATCATGAAATATTTATCATTTATATTTTAGTTAAACGTTTAGGAATTATAGATTGATTGTGCTTAACCTTTAGTACATAGGTAAGAGTAGTTGCCCTAATTAAACATTCGATTGCCATTATTTCGGTGTTTATATTATTTATCAAGAGATTATGTATATTGAAATATTCTAAAGGGGGGGGAGGGCCTCCCCCCTTTAGATTTTTATTAGCTTTTTTAAGTAGTCCAGTCACCGACGAACTACTCTCCTTCTTTCATATATTGAACTGTTCGACATTTATGTTTCTATTGTTTTTGTACCTTGTATGTATATTTGATATTGTTAGAAGAAACTGTCAAGAAATAGACTCCAATGGGAAAAGCTTTCAGATCAAGTTGTGTTTCGTTGGAATAATAAGTTGCTTGAAATACTTTTTCATTTAATATTTGTCCTAAAGTGTTTCGGAGAACTAACTGGCATGTTTCATTAGCTAGTCCATTGGCTTTAATATTAATTAATCCATTGGTTGGATTTGGATAGATCGTAATTATATTTATATTGCTTGTTTCAGTTATTTCAGTTGTGCAGGTATTTATATTAATTGTGTTGGACGTCGCAGACCCACATGAGTTAGTAACAATGCAATAATAATTTCCTGCCCCGACACAAAATAAGGAGTCGTTGGTTTGTCCGCTTTGTAATGTATTTTGATAGTACCATTCAATAGAATCTGTTGAATTTATTGGGGAAACGACAATATAGCTATTTTGCTCTGATAAGGGAGCTAAAGAAGGCATGGTATTGACAATTTCATTCACCGACGCGGACGTGCTTCCACACGAGTTAGTTGCGGTTACAGTATAAGTTCCAGCCTGATTGGCTTGAATATTATTTACAGAAGGATTCTGAGAATTAGAAGTAAAACCATTTGGCCCAGTCCAGCTCAGGAAGTAATTGATCCGTTAGCATTGCCACTTAAGTTAACGGTATTACCAATACACGCGGGGTTTGAAGATGCAGTTGCAGAACCGTTTGTTGGTTGTGAGTTTACTGTAACATTCACCGATGAAGATGTGCTTCCACATGAGTTGGTTGCGGTTACAGTATAAGTTCCGGCCTGATTGGCTTGAATATTATTTACAGAAGGATTCTGAGAATTAGAAGTAAAACCATTTGGCCCAGTCCAGCTCCAGGGAAGTAATTGATCCGTTAGCATTGCCACTTAAGTTAACGGTATTACCAATACACGCGGGGTTTGAAGATGCAGTTGCAGAACCGTTTGTTGGTTGTGGGTTTACTGTAACATTCACCGATGAAGATGTGCTTCCACATGAGTTGGTTGCGGTTACAGTATAAGTTCCGGCCTGATTGGCTTGAATATTATTTACAGAAGGATTCTGAGAATTAGAAGTAAAACCATTTGGCCCAGTCCAGCTCCAGGAAGTAATTGATCCGTTAGCATTGCCACTTAAGTTAACGGTATTACCAATACACGCGGGGTTTGAAGATGCAGTTGCAGAACCGTTTGTTGGTTGTGAGTTTACTGTAACATTCACCGATGAAGATGTGCTTCCACATGAGTTGGTTGCGGTTACAGTATAAGTTCCGGCCTGATTGGCTTGAATATTATTTACAGAAGGATTCTGAGAATTAGAAGTAAAACCATTTGGCCCAGTCCAGCTCCAGGAAGTAATTGATCCGTTAGCATTGCCACTTAAGTTAACGGTATTACCAATACACGCGGGGTTTGAAGATGCAGTTGCAGAACCGTTTGTTGGTTGTGAGTTTACTGTAACATTCACCGATGAAGATGTGCTTCCACATGAGTTGGTTGCGGTTACAGTATAAGTTCCGGCCTGATTGGCTTGAATATTATTTACAGAAGGATTCTGAGAATTAGAAGTAAAACCATTTGGCCCAGTCCAGCTCCAGGAAGTAATTGATCCGTTAGCATTGCCACTTAAGTTAACGGTATTACCAATACACGCGGGGTTTGAAGATGCAGTTGCAGAACCGTTTGTTGGTTGTGAGTTTACTGTAACATTCACCGATGAAGATGTGCTTCCACATGAGTTGGTTGCGGTTACAGTATAAGTTCCGGCCTGATTGGCTTGAATATTATTTACAGAAGGATTCTGAGAATTAGAAGTAAAACCATTTGGCCCAGTCCAGCTCCAGGAAGTAATTGATCCGTTAGCATTGCCACTTAAGTTAACGGTATTACCAATACACGCGGGGTTTGAAGATGCAGTTGCAGAACCGTTTGTTGGTTGTGAGTTTACTGTAACATTCACCGATGAAGATGTGCTTCCACATGAGTTGGTTGCGGTTACAGTATAAGTTCCGGCCTGATTGGCTTGAATATTATTTACAGAAGGATTCTGAGAATTAGAAGTAAAACCATTTGGCCCAGTCCAGCTCCAGGAAGTAATTGATCCGTTAGCATTGCCGCTTAAGTTAATGGTATTACCAATACACGCCGGGTTTGGAGATGCAGTTGTAGAACCATTTGTTGGAGTTACACAAGAATTCGTAATGCAAATATCAAATCCTCCAGAGCCAATTGCCGGGGCGGAAGCACCATAATCATACACTCTTATTGTGTATAGTACCCCTGCATTGAGGGGAATAGACAGAGTTGTTGTTGCTCCTGCTCCACCCGGAGTATCCATGCAGCCCCCCGGAATTTCCATGAGATTAAAGCAGTTGCCGCTATATACAACAATGACAGCATCAAGTGACCCTGTAGGATCTACTGTAATTGTGTATAGGGCGGTTGTTGTAGGTGTAAATTTAAAAAAAACTCCTGCACCTAATATAGTTCCTCCATATAAATCACATGACGGGATCGTAAAAGAATCAGATGTTGCATTATCTACCGAACAAAGTGTATTTAAACAAGAGGAATTAGAAGTTAAATTAACAGCACCAAGACAGTTATCATTATTGCAAATAACATTTGCTGTATT is from Bacteroidota bacterium and encodes:
- a CDS encoding T9SS type A sorting domain-containing protein, with the protein product MPSLAPLSEQNSYIVVSPINSTDSIEWYYQNTLQSGQTNDSLFCVGAGNYYCIVTNSCGSATSNTININTCTTEITETSNINIITIYPNPTNGLINIKANGLANETCQLVLRNTLGQILNEKVFQATYYSNETQLDLKAFPIGVYFLTVSSNNIKYTYKVQKQ